TGTCGCCGCTTTGATCCGCGAGGGCAAGATCCAACAAGCCGAGACCGAACTGAGCCAGAGCCAGGCGGAATCCGCTAACAATCCGCAATGGCATTTCGCCCGCGGGCGGCTTCTGGAAGCCAAGGGACAGGGGGGGGATGCCGTGGCCGCCTACGAGAAGGCGCTCAGCATGGACCCCAATCACCAGGAGGCGATGTTTGCCCTGGCCTTCTACCTCGACTTGCACGGTGCGGATGATGAAGCCGTCAAGTACTACGAGGCCCTGGCCGCCAAGACGCCTGTCCATGTGAACGCGCTGATCAATCTGGCGGTGATTTACGAGGATCGCGGGCGATATGAGGACGCCCTCCGCTGCATCGATCGCGTCTTGGCGGAGCACCCCAATCACCAGCGGGCCCGCATGTTCGCGAAGGACATCGAGAGCTCGATGGACATGTACTATGACGAGAACCAGGAGCGCAGCCGCCAGAAGCGCAATGCGATCCTCGACACCCCGATCGCGGATTTCGAACTCAGCGTCCGCAGCCGTAACTGCCTCCGCAAGATGAACATCAACTCGCTTGGCGATCTGCTGCGCATTAGTGAGGCGGAACTGCTGGCCTACAAGAACTTCGGTGAGACCTCGCTCAACGAGATCAAGGCCATGCTTGCCCAGAAGGGGCTGCGGCTGGGCCAGCTCAAGGAGGAGGCCATTCGCTCCACTCGCCCGGCCCCGCGTCGCCAGCTTCCGGAGGGTTCCCCGGATGTGCTCAACAAGTACCTGTCCGAGATCGAGTTCTCCAGCCGGTCGCGCAAGTGCCTCCAGCGGCTGAATCTGGTCACCCTGGGCGACCTGATCATGCGGACCGAGGCAGAGCTTCTGGCGACCAAGAATTTCGGCCAGACCTCCTTGAACGAAATCAAGGCCAAGTTGGCGGAGTTTGGCGTCAGCCTCCGCAAACCGGAGTAGATTCACGACGATCGCTACCGGGCTGAGCAGTGGGCTGCCGGGCAGGTTGGCTGCCTGTCGAGTGACCACCCGGTCGTTGTGGTCCCATGATCACCGCATGTGTTGTCTCGCCACACTGGGATTGTGGGTACTCCTCGGCGCGGGCTGTCATCAGACACCCGGGACGGCACCTGCCGGCGCGGCTTCACGTCCCGCGGAGGCGGTTCCCGAGCCTATCGACCGGCAGATCCGCGTCCTTTTGCTGGAGGGCACGCCCGCGTGTTCGGTCAGCTCGGACGAAGCGTTCGATCTGATTGACCCTGCCGCAGGTACCCATTTCGGCCAGGGCGAAGGGGGCAAGCCGCTCGGCGTCGTGTTTGAGGGTCAACGGATTCGCGTGCCATCACTGCAACTCGACTTGGCCGACGAAGTCGTTGATTTGGTGCCCCGCGGCCTGGAGCCCATCGGGATCCAGGTCAACGGCAAGGTCCAGTACTATCGCGGCTGGATCCGGTTCACGCGGACCGGCGACAACGCCGGTGCGGTCACCAATGTCGTTGACATCGAAGACTACCTCATCGCCGTCGTGGATGCCGAACTTCCGCGGCGATTCCATCAGGAGACGTTTCGAGCCCAGGCCATCGCGGCTCGGACGTACGCCTGGTATCACAAGCAGACCGCGGGTAAGAAGCGCTCGTGGGACGTGAGGGCGACGGAGCGATCGCAGGTATACCGCGGGATCGGCCGGAGTCCACACGGGTCTCCTGCCGCGGAGGCGGTTTACGACACCCGTGGTCTGGTCTGTGCCTGGGATGCACCCGAGGGCGAGCGGATCTTCTGCACATACTACTCCTCCGCCTGTGGCGGGACGACCGCTTCGGCAGCCGCCATCAATGGGCGGGAAGACGCCCAGATCCCGCCCCTGGCCGGCAATGTGCAGTGCGATTTCTGCCGAAACGCGCCCGATCGTTCCTGGGGACCGGTTGCACTCGGCAAAACGGTGATCACCGAGTCGCTTCGCGGCCGATATCCCCGTTTTCGGGCCATCGGTCCCATCGAGCGCATCGAGGTGGCCGAGGCAACTCCCGCCGGGCGAGCCGCGAGGTACCGGTGCATCGACGGCCAGGATCGCGAGGTCGAGATCGAGGCCGAAAACCTGCGGCTGACCCTCGACCCCACCGGACGCGAGATCCGCAGCACCTGCTTCGTTCTCGCCAACAACGGCTCTGAGTGCGTGTTCCAGGAGGGACGCGGTTTGGGGCACGGCGTCGGCTTGTGTCAGTATGGCGCAGACGCCTTGGCTCGCCAGGGG
This portion of the Phycisphaerae bacterium genome encodes:
- a CDS encoding tetratricopeptide repeat protein, which codes for MIDVAALIREGKIQQAETELSQSQAESANNPQWHFARGRLLEAKGQGGDAVAAYEKALSMDPNHQEAMFALAFYLDLHGADDEAVKYYEALAAKTPVHVNALINLAVIYEDRGRYEDALRCIDRVLAEHPNHQRARMFAKDIESSMDMYYDENQERSRQKRNAILDTPIADFELSVRSRNCLRKMNINSLGDLLRISEAELLAYKNFGETSLNEIKAMLAQKGLRLGQLKEEAIRSTRPAPRRQLPEGSPDVLNKYLSEIEFSSRSRKCLQRLNLVTLGDLIMRTEAELLATKNFGQTSLNEIKAKLAEFGVSLRKPE
- a CDS encoding SpoIID/LytB domain-containing protein; translation: MCCLATLGLWVLLGAGCHQTPGTAPAGAASRPAEAVPEPIDRQIRVLLLEGTPACSVSSDEAFDLIDPAAGTHFGQGEGGKPLGVVFEGQRIRVPSLQLDLADEVVDLVPRGLEPIGIQVNGKVQYYRGWIRFTRTGDNAGAVTNVVDIEDYLIAVVDAELPRRFHQETFRAQAIAARTYAWYHKQTAGKKRSWDVRATERSQVYRGIGRSPHGSPAAEAVYDTRGLVCAWDAPEGERIFCTYYSSACGGTTASAAAINGREDAQIPPLAGNVQCDFCRNAPDRSWGPVALGKTVITESLRGRYPRFRAIGPIERIEVAEATPAGRAARYRCIDGQDREVEIEAENLRLTLDPTGREIRSTCFVLANNGSECVFQEGRGLGHGVGLCQYGADALARQGMKASQILKLYYPSSRVRRAY